In the Balearica regulorum gibbericeps isolate bBalReg1 chromosome 3, bBalReg1.pri, whole genome shotgun sequence genome, TGTTTTATTTGTGGCTGGCCTGTAAAGTTAGAACAGCCTGAAGAACAGGTATTGTAGGCAGTGGGTCCTGATGAAAGGGAGAGTTGTTGtaatatttgttctttaaagTAAACAGTAgagttttccaaagaaacaacACGAGATGATGGATCACCAGCCCTATTCCTCTGCAATTCAGTGTTCGCCCAAGTTTTAAAAGATTGGCCGGTCTTCTGCAATGAGGACTCAGTATAAACCAAGAGTAATAAAAATTTCGTACCAAAACACATACAGTTCcaggttgttgggttttttccccactggagACAGGGTTTCCTAGAAACCCACCACTCTTTGCAACTTGGCCGTTTCTTTTGTCTCTAGTTGTCATTTGTTTTAATGGACCAGCAAATAGAATTTGGCAATTCATGAGCCTGCAAAACATATTGCTTGAATGCCACTGATGCAGACAGAAAGTAATCTGGAAAAGCAACTGCTGtgccaggggcagggggaggggatggagaatgcatttttttctctctgattaaGAGATCTCCAGGAATCCAACACACTGCCCATGTGTTTTAATTACAGAGCAGACCCCAGACAAGTTCAACCAAAGACGACATAGAACCATTTCTGTGCATCGTATTGCCTGCCACCATGATGCTCTTCCTGGCattcctgctgctcttcctgtaCCGCCGTTGCCAGCGCCCCGCTCCGCAGGGGCAGATCTTCAGCATCGACCTCCCTGAGGCCCTGCCTGAGCACGACGCGTCCAATTTCCTTTCCGTGTTGCCCTGGAACAGCGAACAGAGTTTCCACTACTCCACTCTGCTCCCTGATGCCACGTTCCTCACTGTGTGTTTGCCTCCCTCCTACGAGGAGGCCACCATGAAGACTT is a window encoding:
- the SMIM28 gene encoding small integral membrane protein 28; translation: MRWLLGSSWRKFGHADRGNYDWLNSEPGGPLLETELQSRPQTSSTKDDIEPFLCIVLPATMMLFLAFLLLFLYRRCQRPAPQGQIFSIDLPEALPEHDASNFLSVLPWNSEQSFHYSTLLPDATFLTVCLPPSYEEATMKTSMDEAHIELSPDPVPPYEESTLQPSGTK